A window of Candidatus Nanopelagicales bacterium contains these coding sequences:
- a CDS encoding NAD kinase, which yields MRRVMLVTHTGRPEAIRIARRMARALAASGIGVQVPEHELAPLQAGEDDVASQALASGDETLPCTGTDSAVSSELVIVIGGDGTILRAAQYAVAESIPLLGVNLGHVGFLAEVESDDVEHLVSAVVDRSYQVEERLALKVNLLKGADLKWSTWALNEASIEKASRKRMIDVVLEIDDRPLSRWGCDGVVVSSPTGSTAYAWSSGGPVVWPAVQALVVAPISAHALFARSLVVAPDSKVAVELLPASPEGVIWCDGRRHHDLEPGSRVEITRADDPLKFARLHEARFTDRLVAKFGLPVEGWRGKRAFR from the coding sequence GTGCGAAGAGTCATGCTCGTGACGCACACCGGGCGTCCCGAAGCGATTCGAATCGCCCGACGCATGGCTCGCGCGTTGGCGGCGTCAGGGATCGGGGTCCAGGTCCCAGAGCATGAGCTAGCGCCGCTTCAGGCCGGCGAGGACGACGTCGCATCGCAGGCGTTGGCATCGGGGGACGAGACACTTCCATGCACTGGCACCGACTCCGCGGTGTCTAGTGAGCTGGTCATCGTCATCGGCGGCGACGGGACGATCCTGCGCGCGGCCCAATACGCGGTAGCCGAGTCGATTCCCCTACTGGGAGTGAACCTTGGCCACGTGGGATTCCTGGCCGAAGTGGAATCTGACGATGTCGAACACCTCGTGTCGGCCGTGGTCGATCGAAGCTACCAGGTTGAGGAGCGGCTAGCTCTGAAGGTGAATCTGCTCAAAGGAGCGGACCTGAAGTGGTCCACATGGGCGCTGAACGAAGCCAGCATCGAGAAGGCCTCCCGAAAGCGGATGATCGACGTCGTGCTGGAGATCGATGACCGTCCTTTGTCTCGTTGGGGATGTGACGGCGTGGTCGTGTCATCCCCGACGGGCTCGACCGCGTACGCCTGGTCATCGGGCGGGCCTGTTGTGTGGCCCGCGGTCCAAGCTCTCGTCGTCGCGCCGATCAGTGCCCACGCCCTCTTCGCGCGCTCGCTGGTTGTCGCCCCGGACAGCAAGGTGGCCGTAGAGCTGCTTCCAGCTTCCCCCGAGGGCGTCATCTGGTGCGACGGACGCAGACACCATGACCTGGAGCCAGGCTCACGGGTCGAGATCACCCGGGCTGATGATCCACTGAAGTTCGCCAGGCTCCACGAGGCCAGGTTCACAGACCGACTCGTCGCCAAGTTCGGCCTTCCCGTGGAGGGCTGGCGCGGGAAGCGGGCGTTTCGCTGA